One part of the Lentimicrobium sp. L6 genome encodes these proteins:
- a CDS encoding DUF493 domain-containing protein, producing the protein MKLQSKGPKKEEKVKFPVKFDLKVIMTTQENNQDNIDLLEPVLKNLNISFGKWSHKPSGKGTYTSYSVNVKIISQEILTQVYNDLKVVPGFKMAL; encoded by the coding sequence ATGAAATTACAAAGCAAAGGCCCAAAGAAAGAAGAAAAGGTAAAGTTTCCTGTGAAATTTGATTTAAAGGTAATCATGACTACTCAAGAAAACAATCAAGATAATATTGACCTTTTAGAGCCTGTTTTAAAAAACCTAAATATTAGTTTTGGTAAATGGAGTCATAAACCAAGCGGCAAAGGAACCTATACAAGCTATTCGGTTAATGTTAAAATTATAAGCCAAGAAATATTAACCCAAGTATATAATGATTTAAAAGTTGTACCTGGATTTAAAATGGCATTATAA
- a CDS encoding ABC transporter ATP-binding protein: protein MIKIKEISKQFGDFTALDKLSLHIKKGEFYSLLGPNGAGKTTCINIISNITKASSGEVEIAGFNSLKQKQDIKKTIGVIPQEIALYEDLSAFENLKFWGKINQVSSNILTDKIHEILRFLDLYDTRNQKISSYSGGMKRRINIAAALLHDPEILFMDEPTVGIDPQSRLFTYEIFEKLHQQGKTIFYTSHNMEEVERLSDRIGIIDHGQLIAEGSQKELKEHLKMEETLVISFEKKVDEALLSNSISSSNSFYFQNQQLFVSSKNANEDLVHLLQSFSQNEIKVNQIEIQKVNLEMIFLKLTGNKLRD from the coding sequence ATGATTAAGATAAAAGAAATCAGTAAACAATTTGGAGACTTTACCGCTCTGGATAAGTTAAGCTTACATATCAAAAAAGGCGAGTTTTACAGCCTCTTGGGGCCTAATGGAGCAGGAAAGACTACTTGTATTAATATCATTTCAAATATTACAAAAGCAAGTAGTGGAGAAGTAGAAATTGCTGGTTTCAATAGTCTTAAACAAAAGCAAGATATCAAAAAAACCATTGGAGTTATTCCACAAGAAATAGCCTTATATGAAGATCTGTCTGCTTTTGAGAATTTAAAATTCTGGGGAAAAATCAATCAGGTTTCATCCAATATTTTGACTGATAAAATTCATGAGATATTGCGGTTTCTGGATTTATACGACACTAGAAATCAAAAAATAAGTTCATATAGTGGCGGAATGAAAAGGCGGATTAATATAGCTGCAGCTCTACTCCATGATCCAGAAATTCTATTCATGGATGAACCTACGGTAGGTATCGATCCGCAAAGTAGGCTTTTTACTTATGAGATATTTGAGAAGCTCCATCAACAAGGTAAAACCATATTTTACACCTCGCATAATATGGAAGAAGTAGAACGCCTTTCGGACAGAATAGGCATTATTGACCATGGTCAATTAATTGCAGAAGGAAGCCAGAAAGAGTTAAAAGAGCATTTAAAGATGGAGGAAACACTAGTGATTAGCTTTGAGAAAAAAGTGGACGAGGCCCTACTTTCTAACTCCATTTCCTCGTCCAACTCCTTCTACTTCCAAAATCAACAATTATTTGTCTCCTCCAAAAACGCCAATGAAGATTTGGTGCATTTATTGCAATCCTTTAGTCAAAACGAGATAAAAGTGAATCAAATTGAGATACAGAAAGTAAATTTAGAGATGATATTTTTAAAGCTAACCGGTAATAAATTAAGGGATTAA